In the Rhinoderma darwinii isolate aRhiDar2 chromosome 13, aRhiDar2.hap1, whole genome shotgun sequence genome, one interval contains:
- the LOC142665851 gene encoding protein kinase C delta type-like: MTLRLRSVLPIRFYTAEMICGLQFLHGHNIVHRDLKPENIMLDADGHVRIIDLGLAQDGVTASNKISGVTGTLDYMAPEVLLGKKYGTAVDWWSLGIVVSRMAAGRSPFYNGPVRRMAFKAITTAKPKFPTWLNPDVKHLTKRLVRKNSERRLGVCGNIRAHPFFSTIGWEELQERRARPPFTPFVPVLENQHLKWPENNKALHPLSGFSFMSPSWTP; this comes from the exons atgacattgagactccgctctgttctccccatcagattctacacagcagagatgatatgtggcctccagttcctccatggacaCAACATCGTCCACCG agatctaAAGCCGGAGAATATAATGCTGGATGCAGATGGCCACGTCCGTATCATCGACCTGGGACTGGCCCAAGATGGAGTCACCGCCTCCAATAAGATCAGTGGAGTGACGGGAACGTTGGATTACATGGCCCCCGAGGTGCTTCTTGGAAAAAAATACGGCACCGCAGTTGACTGGTGGAGCCTGGGGATTGTGGTGTCCAGGATGGCAGCAGGACGCTCCCCCTTTTACAACGGCCCCGTCAGGCGAATGGCTTTCAAAGCCATCACCACCGCGAAGCCTAAATTTCCAACTTGGCTTAATCCTGACGTGAAACATCTAACCAAGagactggtccgtaaaaattctgagaggcgcctcggtgtgtgcgggaacatcagagcgcatccattcttctccaccatcggctgggaggaactgcaggagaggagggcacGGCCACCTTTTACACCATTTGTGCCCGTTCTGGAGAACCAACATCTGAAGTGGCCAGAGAATAACAAAGCCCTTCACCCCTTGTCCGGGTTCAGCTTCATGTCACCAAGCTGGACCCCTTAA